The Prunus persica cultivar Lovell chromosome G8, Prunus_persica_NCBIv2, whole genome shotgun sequence genome includes a region encoding these proteins:
- the LOC18768633 gene encoding exocyst complex component SEC15B, translated as MQSTKSRRKVAPSAAESADSAEKLDQLLLSSAICNGEDVGPFVRKVFTSGKPDTLLQHLRHFARSKESEIEEVCKAHYQDFILAVDDLRSLLSDVDSLKSSLYDSNTKLQSVGLPLLSSLDAFVEARNVSRNVNLALESVRNCIRLMELCSRSNYHLSSSNFYMALKCVDTIESEFLDKTPSSTLKRMLEKKIPEIRWHIERKVSKEFGDWLVEIRVVSRNLGQLAIGQASSARQREEDLRIKQRQAEEQSRLSLRDCVYALEEEDEDGLGGGVGDDINGGSGFPGVDLTPLYRAYHIHQTLGLEDRFKQYYFENRKLQLTSDFQVSSMTPFLESHQTFFAQIAGFFIVEDRIVRTGGGLISKLEVENLWETAVSKMCSVLEDQFSRMQTANHLLLIKDYVSLLGVTLRRYGYLVDPLLDVLSKHRDKYHELLLSDCRKQIAEALSADKFDQMLMKKEYEYSMNVLSFQIQTSDIIPAFPYVAPFSSTVPDCCRIVRSFIEDSVSFMSYGGQLDFFEVVKKYLDRLLSEALDGALLKLINVSIHGVSPAMQVAANMAVMERACDFFFRHAAQLSGIPLRMVERGRRHFPLCKARDAAEEILSGLLKQKVDGFMMLIENVNWMADEPLPNGNEYVNEVVIYLETLVSTAQQILPPHVLKRVLQDVLSHISEKIVGALLGDAVKRFTVHAIMSIDVDVRLLESFADNQAPLLSDEEANQLKTALAELRQLINLLLSNHPENFLNPVIRERSYNTLDYRKVVAISEKLRDPSERLFGTFGSRGGRQNPKKKSLDALIKRLKDVN; from the coding sequence ATGCAATCCACAAAATCTCGGCGGAAAGTGGCTCCGTCCGCCGCGGAAAGCGCAGACTCGGCTGAAAAACTCGACCAACTGCTCCTCTCCTCGGCCATCTGCAACGGCGAGGATGTGGGCCCGTTTGTCCGCAAGGTCTTCACTTCCGGCAAGCCCGATACGTTGCTCCAGCACCTCCGCCACTTCGCCCGATCCAAGGAGTCTGAAATCGAGGAGGTCTGCAAGGCCCACTATCAAGACTTCATCCTCGCCGTCGATGACCTCCGATCCCTCCTCTCCGACGTCGATTCCCTCAAGTCTTCTCTCTACGATTCCAACACCAAGCTTCAGTCGGTCGGCCTCCCTCTTCTCTCCTCCCTCGACGCATTCGTCGAAGCCCGAAACGTTTCCCGAAACGTCAACCTCGCGCTCGAATCGGTTCGAAACTGTATTCGATTGATGGAGCTTTGTTCCCGATCCAATTACCATCTCTCCAGCAGCAACTTCTACATGGCGCTCAAGTGCGTCGACACCATCGAGTCCGAGTTCCTAGACAAAACGCCGTCGTCTACGCTCAAGCGGAtgctggagaagaagattcCAGAGATTCGGTGGCATATCGAACGGAAGGTCAGCAAGGAGTTCGGCGATTGGCTGGTGGAGATCCGCGTGGTGAGTCGGAACCTTGGTCAGTTGGCGATCGGTCAAGCTTCCTCGGCGAGGCAACGAGAGGAGGATCTGAGAATCAAGCAACGCCAAGCTGAAGAGCAGAGCCGCCTCAGCCTCAGGGACTGCGTCTAcgctttggaagaagaagacgaagatgGACTCGGCGGTGGGGTTGGAGATGATATTAACGGTGGAAGTGGATTTCCGGGGGTTGATTTGACTCCCTTGTACAGAGCCTATCATATTCACCAGACTCTAGGGCTTGAAGACCGGTTCAAGCAGTATTACTTCGAGAATCGAAAGCTTCAGCTCACTTCTGACTTTCAGGTATCTTCCATGACTCCGTTTCTTGAATCTCATCAAACTTTCTTTGCGCAAATAGCCggattttttattgttgagGATCGGATTGTGAGGACCGGTGGCGGTTTGATATCGAAATTGGAGGTTGAGAATTTGTGGGAAACTGCTGTTAGTAAAATGTGTTCCGTTTTGGAGGATCAGTTTTCTAGGATGCAAACGGCCAATCACTTGTTGTTGATTAAGGACTATGTGAGCTTGTTAGGTGTGACTTTGCGTAGGTATGGATATCTGGTTGACCCTTTGCTTGATGTTCTGAGCAAGCATAGGGATAAGTACCATGAGCTGTTGTTGTCAGATTGTCGTAAACAGATTGCTGAGGCACTTTCTGCTGATAAGTTTGATCAGATGTTGATGAAGAAAGAGTATGAATATTCCATGAATGTTCTTTCGTTTCAGATACAGACCTCTGATATCATACCAGCTTTTCCTTATGTTGCACCATTTAGTTCTACGGTGCCTGATTGTTGCCGCATTGTACGGTCTTTTATTGAGGATTCTGTGAGTTTCATGTCGTATGGTGGGCAGCTTGATTTCTTTGAGGTCGTTAAGAAGTATTTGGATCGATTGTTAAGTGAAGCTTTGGATGGGGCTCTTTTGAAGCTAATCAATGTGTCTATCCATGGGGTCTCCCCGGCAATGCAAGTAGCGGCTAATATGGCAGTCATGGAGCGAGCTTGTGATTTCTTCTTTCGACATGCTGCTCAGCTTTCTGGCATTCCCTTGAGAATGGTGGAGAGGGGGCGGAGGCATTTTCCGCTTTGCAAAGCCCGTGATGCAGCAGAAGAGATACTCTCTGGGTTGCTTAAACAAAAAGTGGATGGGTTCATGATGTTGATTGAGAATGTGAACTGGATGGCCGATGAGCCTCTGCCGAATGGGAATGAATATGTGAATGAGGTGGTCATATATTTGGAAACCCTGGTTTCCACTGCTCAGCAGATTTTGCCTCCTCATGTCCTTAAACGAGTTTTGCAGGATGTCCTTTCTCACATATCAGAGAAAATAGTTGGGGCTTTACTTGGGGATGCAGTTAAGAGGTTTACTGTACATGCTATTATGAGCATTGATGTGGATGTTCGGCTGTTGGAATCTTTTGCAGATAATCAAGCTCCTTTACTCTCAGATGAGGAAGCAAATCAGTTGAAAACAGCACTTGCTGAGTTGaggcaattaattaatttactcTTAAGCAATCATCCAGAGAATTTTCTTAATCCGGTAATCAGGGAGAGGAGTTACAATACCTTGGACTACAGAAAAGTAGTGGCTATTTCAGAAAAATTGAGGGATCCTTCTGAGCGGCTATTCGGAACTTTTGGGAGCCGGGGAGGCAGGCAGAACCCAAAGAAGAAATCTCTAGATGCATTGATAAAAAGACTCAAGGATGTGAATTGA